In the genome of Leptospira inadai serovar Lyme str. 10, one region contains:
- a CDS encoding motility associated factor glycosyltransferase family protein: MKELRSDLLNKNLKSLGKISPEMAREIRSSNIEAELVQTPSGEPSLKIGTTLLHSSREPVMEVMRQLDPLKKGDEDRVFLFFGSGLGYSIRYALGFDKVVCVWMEPFPGMIKLAFSLHDYSSELENDKLRIILSPFDETSLYTGLKGVSGLPVSFIPHRGSLQWNAAAYQEPRFLAETYFHKKDVNTATLTRFEKVWTGNFLRNLPELLHLHPIRSLFELCGSKIDIIVCGAGPSLSHSLPDLKRFRERFILIAVDTALLILQKAGIDPDLVFSVDPQSINSKYLEGYVGDCAFVFDPTTSYHSLRLPSVVKGGFFTSSPFPWIKLIESNLDGGIGGLDFGGSVSTNATSLAEKMGARSILLLGQDLSFPGTIAHCKGAVLEERLNFLERRKFRREFHNHKQMTALPVKWVESETGENLRTNEKLLIFKKWFEERKKEVPWRNLSREGARLESIPFIGFSDWFGQNSVDLKFVQEVRNSIKRIRNSKPLLRSIDLLEDLKKISVELDEFLKEVRKGEDLSRKIYTLIEEGGRERDSIRSSLREIARVDELVASKKGLTEFLGTSLQRVILSITEGYETDLTLEEKKNEQLAIAKKSVLLYEGLRSATQLNIRLLKKSIFRIQTTRKY, from the coding sequence ATGAAAGAGCTTCGCTCGGATCTTCTTAATAAAAATTTAAAGTCTTTGGGAAAAATTTCTCCCGAAATGGCCCGGGAAATCCGCTCCTCCAATATCGAGGCCGAACTTGTGCAAACTCCGTCCGGAGAACCTAGCCTGAAAATCGGCACCACTTTGTTGCATAGTTCGAGAGAACCGGTTATGGAAGTTATGCGCCAACTGGATCCTCTTAAAAAGGGGGACGAGGATCGAGTTTTTCTTTTTTTCGGCTCCGGCCTCGGTTATTCGATCCGGTACGCTTTGGGATTCGATAAGGTTGTTTGTGTTTGGATGGAGCCGTTTCCTGGTATGATCAAATTAGCGTTCTCTCTCCATGATTATTCAAGCGAGCTGGAAAACGACAAACTTCGAATCATACTATCTCCCTTTGACGAGACTTCCCTATATACCGGTTTGAAAGGTGTTTCGGGATTGCCGGTTAGTTTTATTCCCCATAGAGGAAGTCTACAATGGAATGCCGCGGCTTACCAGGAACCTCGCTTTTTAGCGGAAACTTATTTTCATAAGAAGGACGTAAACACTGCGACCCTGACCAGATTCGAAAAAGTGTGGACCGGAAATTTTTTACGGAATCTTCCCGAACTTTTGCATTTACATCCGATTCGATCCTTATTCGAGCTTTGCGGATCCAAAATTGATATAATAGTTTGCGGAGCCGGACCTTCTCTTTCTCATTCTTTACCCGACTTAAAACGTTTCCGAGAGAGATTCATTTTGATCGCGGTTGATACTGCATTATTGATTTTACAAAAGGCGGGTATCGATCCCGATTTGGTTTTTAGCGTCGATCCGCAATCCATCAATTCTAAATATCTGGAAGGGTACGTCGGTGACTGCGCATTCGTTTTCGATCCGACAACTTCTTATCATTCTTTACGTTTACCTTCGGTAGTAAAGGGAGGATTCTTCACCTCTTCTCCTTTTCCGTGGATCAAATTAATCGAATCGAATTTAGACGGAGGAATCGGCGGTTTGGATTTTGGCGGATCCGTCTCGACGAACGCGACGAGCCTTGCGGAGAAAATGGGCGCTAGATCGATCCTTTTATTAGGACAAGACCTTTCCTTTCCCGGTACGATTGCCCATTGCAAGGGGGCCGTTTTAGAGGAAAGATTGAATTTCTTGGAAAGACGAAAGTTCAGAAGGGAATTCCATAATCATAAACAAATGACCGCGTTACCCGTAAAATGGGTGGAATCCGAAACTGGAGAAAATCTGAGAACAAACGAGAAACTTCTCATATTTAAAAAATGGTTCGAAGAAAGAAAGAAGGAGGTCCCATGGAGAAATTTAAGCAGAGAGGGCGCTCGACTCGAAAGCATTCCTTTTATAGGATTTTCGGATTGGTTCGGTCAAAATTCCGTGGATCTGAAGTTTGTTCAGGAAGTTCGAAATTCAATCAAAAGAATCAGAAATTCTAAACCGTTGCTGAGATCGATCGACCTATTAGAGGATCTGAAAAAAATCTCCGTCGAGCTAGATGAATTCCTGAAAGAAGTTCGGAAAGGCGAGGACCTATCTCGAAAAATTTATACTCTGATTGAAGAGGGCGGACGGGAAAGGGATTCGATCCGATCTTCTCTGCGGGAGATTGCTCGAGTCGACGAATTAGTTGCATCGAAGAAAGGGCTCACGGAATTTCTAGGAACAAGTCTTCAGAGAGTGATTCTTTCGATCACCGAGGGTTATGAAACGGACTTGACTCTGGAGGAAAAGAAAAACGAACAATTAGCGATCGCAAAGAAAAGCGTTCTTCTATACGAAGGTCTTCGTTCGGCCACTCAATTAAATATTCGTTTATTAAAAAAATCGATTTTTAGGATTCAGACGACTCGCAAGTACTGA
- a CDS encoding YgaP family membrane protein gives MDTNENKLDRFLRSFVGVLVIGWGLYSQSWLGAFGIIPLTTGVVGWCPAYALFGFSTCESSES, from the coding sequence ATGGATACAAATGAAAATAAGCTAGATCGTTTTCTTAGATCTTTCGTAGGAGTATTGGTTATCGGCTGGGGCTTGTATTCCCAGAGCTGGTTGGGCGCTTTCGGAATCATTCCTTTGACTACCGGAGTGGTGGGTTGGTGTCCCGCGTATGCGCTTTTTGGGTTCAGTACTTGCGAGTCGTCTGAATCCTAA
- a CDS encoding phasin-related domain-containing protein, whose translation MEKQILDVLNAGLGIVKTGQEGLEKAKAEFTKSFQELAAKGAADNSESSVRVREFVDKLLNEAKELTTAAGKGYEDTRVKVLEKYNQLVEEAKKLVPQEQVDAIKAKLSEVTETVKNGIPSKKTA comes from the coding sequence ATGGAAAAACAAATTCTAGATGTTCTTAACGCAGGACTCGGTATTGTAAAGACCGGGCAAGAAGGACTGGAAAAAGCTAAAGCAGAATTCACCAAGAGTTTCCAAGAATTGGCGGCAAAAGGTGCAGCAGATAATTCAGAGTCTTCCGTTCGCGTCCGCGAGTTCGTCGATAAACTCCTTAACGAAGCTAAGGAACTTACGACAGCAGCCGGAAAAGGCTACGAAGATACCCGTGTTAAGGTCCTCGAGAAATACAACCAACTTGTAGAAGAGGCCAAAAAACTCGTTCCTCAAGAACAAGTCGACGCTATTAAAGCAAAACTTAGCGAAGTTACGGAAACCGTAAAAAACGGTATTCCAAGTAAAAAAACCGCATAA
- a CDS encoding PLP-dependent aminotransferase family protein: MGKSFTKSLINSEGSIRSSSRVARTPESVIRDILKVINDSDILSFAGGLPDDSLFPIEDFSDGAALAIRESGAKLFQYSETQGHPKLRAWIAESYYPQSSPEEILLTNGSQQALDLLGRFFLDEGDSILIERPSYLGAIQTFSSYGPRFIGLDYKSEGPDPSELKAQISRNHNPPKFFYCIPDFQNPTGFSYSLQNRKAIARICEEAGIPVLEDVAYRELNYENEIPISLHMLCPENTFSIGTFSKILAPGLRVGWIRAPKELMRELIVQKQAMDLHSPLINQEIVYQFLISGNFRNHLIGLKENYSRKAKMATEMFLKTFGGAIRLKRPLGGLFLWVEFLDKTDTNLLFKTALEEGVAIVPGDTFFTDESSGKQLRWNFSRANTEEMEIGANRLFKAWKRLHSIRK; encoded by the coding sequence ATGGGCAAGTCATTTACGAAATCTCTTATAAACTCCGAAGGCTCCATTCGATCTTCGAGTCGAGTAGCGAGAACTCCCGAATCCGTGATAAGGGATATTCTAAAAGTGATTAACGATTCCGATATACTTTCTTTCGCAGGAGGACTACCGGATGATTCTCTCTTTCCCATCGAAGATTTTTCGGACGGTGCCGCCCTTGCGATCCGAGAAAGCGGCGCTAAACTTTTTCAATACTCGGAAACGCAAGGACATCCTAAACTTAGAGCTTGGATCGCGGAATCTTATTACCCGCAATCTAGCCCCGAGGAAATATTGCTGACTAACGGTTCCCAGCAAGCCCTAGATTTATTGGGAAGATTTTTTCTAGATGAGGGCGATTCTATTCTGATCGAAAGACCTAGTTATCTAGGTGCGATACAAACCTTTTCCTCCTACGGCCCTCGCTTCATCGGCCTCGATTATAAATCAGAAGGACCTGATCCGTCGGAATTAAAGGCGCAGATTTCCCGCAATCATAATCCGCCCAAGTTCTTTTATTGCATTCCGGATTTTCAGAACCCGACCGGCTTCTCTTATTCTTTACAAAATCGTAAAGCGATCGCTCGAATTTGCGAAGAGGCCGGGATCCCTGTCCTTGAAGACGTCGCTTATCGCGAATTGAATTACGAAAACGAAATCCCGATTTCCTTGCATATGCTTTGTCCCGAGAACACTTTCTCGATAGGTACATTCTCCAAAATACTTGCTCCGGGCCTGCGAGTGGGATGGATAAGGGCTCCTAAAGAGCTGATGCGAGAATTGATCGTACAAAAGCAGGCAATGGATCTACATTCTCCCTTGATTAATCAGGAAATAGTTTATCAATTCTTAATATCCGGTAATTTCCGAAATCATCTGATCGGCCTAAAAGAGAACTATTCACGAAAAGCGAAAATGGCCACGGAGATGTTTCTGAAAACTTTCGGCGGCGCGATACGATTGAAGCGACCTCTAGGAGGGTTATTTTTGTGGGTGGAATTTCTGGATAAGACGGATACGAATCTACTCTTCAAAACGGCCCTCGAAGAAGGCGTTGCCATCGTTCCCGGAGATACTTTTTTTACCGATGAGTCTTCCGGTAAGCAACTAAGATGGAATTTTTCCCGAGCCAATACCGAGGAAATGGAAATCGGAGCGAATCGATTATTCAAAGCCTGGAAACGTTTACATTCCATCCGAAAATAA
- a CDS encoding PLP-dependent aminotransferase family protein codes for MTDTDKSGTKYTKIAMSLIHRIEAGEFLPGTKLPSLRRICRSERCNLSTAVEAFGILQERGYIRGRERSGYFILPKAEPASVYKVDKPVRISSPTVPEEVSSLLAELADPRFVSLGAAVPDSQFLPFASLERSYRKTMRNSFLHNYSDVQGDLELRRKIATRSSTKERRISPEEVFITIGCSEAAFIALSLLTKPGDQVVVESPLHFVLYQILSILKLKAIEIPTDPIHGMDLDSYESVLKTSQPKILVTVPTFSNPTGSLLPLNSKKEVLRLSAKYGIKILEDDIYGELLHSPGPRPPSLLSLDEDGFVMQVSSLSKTVSPGLRTGWLIADREIIGRAVQRRMVESIALPSLPQLAAADFLGSLGYERHLRNFRRSIGNSIFSYADAFLEYFPKGTRLTIPKGGFLLWIELPNGKDSRELRLRAAKKRISLVPGNLFSLSGKYVSNFRINAGISFGPKVVSAIRTLGRIAGEI; via the coding sequence ATGACCGATACAGATAAATCAGGAACAAAGTACACGAAAATCGCAATGTCTTTGATCCATAGAATCGAAGCGGGAGAATTTTTACCCGGAACTAAGTTGCCTTCCTTGAGGAGAATTTGCCGATCCGAGAGATGCAATTTGTCTACGGCTGTCGAGGCCTTCGGAATTCTTCAGGAACGAGGATATATTAGAGGAAGAGAAAGGTCGGGATATTTCATTCTTCCTAAGGCGGAACCCGCTTCCGTTTATAAAGTGGATAAGCCAGTCAGAATCTCGAGTCCTACGGTTCCGGAAGAGGTCAGCTCCCTTCTCGCGGAATTAGCGGATCCGAGATTCGTATCTCTCGGCGCGGCTGTACCGGATTCTCAATTTCTTCCCTTTGCTTCCTTGGAACGTTCTTATCGTAAAACGATGCGAAATTCCTTTCTTCATAATTATTCCGACGTTCAGGGAGATTTGGAACTAAGAAGAAAAATCGCAACCAGATCTTCCACAAAAGAACGGCGTATCTCTCCGGAGGAAGTGTTTATTACGATCGGTTGTTCCGAAGCGGCGTTTATCGCACTTTCTTTGTTAACAAAGCCTGGAGATCAGGTGGTTGTGGAATCTCCTTTGCACTTCGTACTATATCAAATTTTGAGCATATTAAAACTGAAGGCCATCGAAATTCCAACCGACCCAATCCACGGTATGGACTTGGATTCTTACGAATCCGTACTGAAAACGTCCCAGCCTAAGATACTTGTTACCGTACCCACTTTTTCAAATCCTACCGGGAGCCTTTTGCCTCTGAATTCCAAAAAGGAAGTTCTCCGGCTTTCCGCTAAATACGGGATTAAAATTTTAGAGGATGATATTTACGGCGAGCTTTTGCATTCTCCGGGACCGCGACCTCCGTCGCTTTTATCGTTGGACGAAGACGGGTTCGTCATGCAAGTTTCTTCCCTATCCAAGACCGTCAGTCCGGGTTTAAGGACGGGATGGCTGATCGCCGATCGAGAAATAATAGGAAGAGCGGTTCAAAGAAGAATGGTCGAGTCGATCGCATTGCCTAGTCTTCCCCAACTCGCGGCGGCGGATTTCTTGGGTTCTCTCGGTTACGAAAGACATCTTAGAAATTTTAGGCGCAGTATCGGAAATTCCATTTTTTCTTATGCGGACGCTTTTTTGGAATACTTTCCAAAAGGTACTCGTTTGACGATTCCAAAAGGAGGCTTTTTACTTTGGATCGAACTTCCGAACGGAAAGGATTCTAGAGAGCTGCGTCTTCGCGCAGCCAAAAAACGGATCAGTCTCGTTCCCGGAAATTTATTTTCTCTATCGGGAAAATACGTAAGTAATTTCAGAATCAATGCGGGTATTTCCTTCGGTCCCAAAGTAGTGTCCGCAATCCGAACTTTGGGAAGAATCGCAGGAGAGATTTAG
- a CDS encoding DUF2804 domain-containing protein, whose product MNLETEIHRQSVLCSSGGKLNLNAVGWSKIPLHRCNVVGHWLRKKKWNYWCFYDKDFLASFTVSDLDYAGVVFCYWLDRKTGEFEESTILTPFGQGCSLGQTVANTALYEGKPGTVSFKVDEYGSYRIFVDFSRSNRKRIRADLRVDVPQGWETLNVVVPWSRNRFQFTHKLFGLSVEGDVEIGGRSHVFKSEDSFAVLDFGRGVWPYSTKWNWASMSYRPSPKEVYGINLGGGWTDGTGTTENALLINGRIYKLPSDVNFEFDRKDPDKPWIIYTKDSKAVELTLTPTFHRKATSNVGIISSAVHQMIGNFDGVLRVGKNEFRIKGGQGWAEDHIARW is encoded by the coding sequence ATGAATCTCGAAACTGAAATTCACCGACAATCGGTCCTGTGCAGCTCAGGTGGAAAACTCAACTTGAACGCAGTCGGATGGTCAAAGATCCCCTTGCATCGATGCAATGTCGTCGGGCACTGGTTACGAAAGAAAAAATGGAATTACTGGTGTTTTTACGATAAAGATTTTCTGGCGTCCTTTACCGTTTCGGATCTGGATTATGCCGGCGTGGTTTTCTGTTATTGGTTAGATCGGAAAACGGGTGAGTTCGAGGAAAGTACGATCTTGACTCCGTTCGGCCAAGGTTGTTCTCTCGGGCAGACCGTCGCGAACACCGCTTTGTACGAAGGTAAGCCCGGTACGGTTTCCTTCAAAGTGGATGAATACGGAAGTTATCGCATTTTCGTGGATTTTAGTAGGTCCAATCGCAAACGGATTCGAGCAGACTTGCGCGTAGACGTTCCTCAGGGTTGGGAAACCTTGAACGTGGTCGTTCCTTGGAGTCGAAATCGTTTCCAATTTACTCATAAACTTTTCGGTTTAAGCGTGGAAGGTGATGTGGAAATCGGTGGAAGGTCCCACGTATTCAAGAGCGAAGATTCGTTTGCAGTTCTAGATTTTGGAAGAGGGGTATGGCCTTACTCGACGAAATGGAATTGGGCATCGATGTCCTATCGACCTTCTCCAAAGGAGGTCTACGGTATTAATCTAGGCGGGGGATGGACGGACGGAACGGGCACGACGGAAAACGCCCTTTTAATTAACGGAAGAATCTACAAATTACCTTCGGACGTGAATTTCGAATTCGATCGAAAAGATCCCGACAAACCCTGGATCATCTATACGAAAGATAGTAAGGCGGTAGAATTAACCCTTACTCCCACATTTCATCGCAAAGCAACTTCGAACGTAGGAATCATTTCGTCAGCCGTTCATCAAATGATCGGAAATTTTGACGGAGTCCTTCGAGTAGGAAAAAACGAATTCAGAATCAAGGGTGGGCAAGGATGGGCGGAAGATCATATTGCCCGCTGGTAA
- a CDS encoding PPK2 family polyphosphate kinase has translation MIDLKQISPEPPNDVKKEKAEEDRIGHLNRIGELQTRLFASKEKAILIVLQGMDTSGKDGTVKKLFTVLNPLGCTCVGWKIPNQEEQGHDFLWRIHKSTPAKGMIQVFNRSHYEDVIVPLVKKDINASRIQKRLKYIAEFERLLTEENNTLILKFFLHISKQEQSFRIEKRLEDPQKKWKFDPSDLVAHSLYDEHLKAYAEVLSFCEDSYPWKIIPADKKWYRDYLIAKLIREEMDKMDLHYPETEST, from the coding sequence ATGATCGATCTAAAGCAGATTTCCCCAGAACCGCCTAACGACGTAAAAAAGGAAAAAGCAGAAGAGGATCGAATCGGGCATCTAAATAGAATCGGAGAATTGCAAACTAGGCTCTTCGCTTCCAAAGAGAAGGCGATTCTTATCGTTCTTCAGGGGATGGACACGTCGGGCAAAGACGGGACTGTCAAAAAGTTATTTACGGTTTTAAATCCTCTAGGTTGTACCTGTGTCGGTTGGAAAATTCCGAATCAGGAGGAACAGGGCCACGATTTTTTATGGAGGATTCATAAATCGACGCCCGCCAAAGGCATGATTCAGGTTTTCAATCGGTCGCATTATGAAGACGTTATAGTTCCTCTCGTAAAAAAAGATATTAACGCGAGTCGAATTCAGAAGCGGCTAAAATATATCGCGGAATTCGAAAGACTCTTAACGGAGGAGAATAATACGCTCATCCTCAAATTCTTCCTTCATATATCCAAGCAAGAACAATCGTTTCGAATCGAAAAACGTCTAGAGGATCCTCAAAAAAAATGGAAATTCGATCCGAGCGATTTGGTGGCCCATTCCTTGTACGACGAGCATTTGAAGGCCTACGCGGAAGTGCTGAGTTTTTGCGAAGATTCCTATCCGTGGAAAATTATTCCCGCAGACAAGAAATGGTATCGTGATTATTTAATTGCCAAGTTAATCCGTGAGGAAATGGACAAAATGGACCTCCATTACCCGGAAACTGAATCCACTTGA
- a CDS encoding phasin-related domain-containing protein, whose protein sequence is MEKQLLDILNAGIGLLKSGQEGVEKAKVELEKTYGELVAKGAADNSEASVKIRESVDKLLNEIKEVSTVAGKNYDETRAKIVEKYNQISEEIKKRVPEGQLEAVKAKLAEVADTIKSTAKTKGTPAV, encoded by the coding sequence ATGGAAAAACAATTGTTGGATATTCTCAACGCCGGAATCGGACTGCTAAAATCAGGACAAGAAGGTGTCGAAAAGGCGAAAGTAGAGTTAGAAAAGACCTATGGCGAATTAGTCGCAAAAGGCGCCGCTGATAACTCTGAAGCTTCCGTAAAAATTCGCGAATCCGTCGACAAACTATTGAACGAGATTAAGGAAGTTTCCACCGTCGCAGGTAAGAACTACGATGAAACTCGTGCAAAGATCGTTGAGAAATATAACCAAATCTCGGAAGAAATTAAAAAACGCGTTCCCGAAGGTCAATTGGAAGCGGTTAAAGCAAAACTTGCCGAAGTTGCCGATACGATTAAAAGTACCGCAAAAACGAAAGGAACTCCCGCAGTTTAA
- a CDS encoding glycerophosphodiester phosphodiesterase family protein, translated as MGKPFEIPHPWVIAHRGFSGEYPENTMLAFRKAVEVGADWIELDVTLTADREVVVIHDDTLDRTTNMRGPVREASFERIRKADAGGWKDIRFVGEPVPKIWDVWNFVLGTELGLNIEIKTSAYEPSPKESPIEDSLIRFALDKKALDKTLFSSFCWDSLVRIRELSTDAKLGILIGEETPHWEEALDLAFRLNAFSLNLSSRMAQKEIVSKIQEQGFSVFVYTLNTEEELRKGLDAGADGIFTNYPARMKLLVN; from the coding sequence ATGGGAAAGCCTTTCGAAATTCCGCACCCATGGGTAATCGCGCATCGAGGCTTCAGCGGTGAATACCCCGAAAATACGATGTTGGCCTTTCGCAAAGCCGTCGAAGTCGGGGCCGATTGGATCGAATTAGACGTAACTCTTACTGCAGATCGCGAGGTCGTAGTCATACATGACGATACCTTGGATCGAACTACGAATATGCGCGGTCCTGTGCGAGAGGCTTCCTTCGAGCGGATCCGTAAGGCAGACGCAGGCGGATGGAAAGATATTCGATTTGTCGGCGAGCCGGTCCCTAAAATTTGGGACGTTTGGAATTTCGTACTAGGTACGGAATTGGGTTTGAATATCGAAATTAAAACAAGCGCCTATGAACCTTCGCCGAAAGAAAGCCCTATCGAAGATAGCCTGATTCGATTTGCCCTGGATAAAAAAGCTCTGGATAAAACTTTATTCTCCTCTTTTTGCTGGGACTCTTTGGTAAGAATACGGGAGTTATCGACGGACGCGAAACTCGGTATCTTAATCGGGGAGGAAACCCCACATTGGGAAGAAGCTTTGGATTTGGCGTTTCGATTGAATGCGTTTAGTTTGAATTTATCGTCTCGTATGGCCCAAAAAGAGATCGTATCAAAAATTCAAGAGCAAGGATTCAGCGTTTTCGTTTATACTCTGAATACCGAAGAAGAATTAAGGAAAGGCTTGGACGCCGGAGCGGACGGAATTTTTACCAATTACCCTGCGAGAATGAAATTACTCGTCAATTGA
- a CDS encoding LIC10235 family protein, which yields MKPKKVTNDDLEKIVAGVKTQAVEAIGNYLYKGFRIQVSKYNLSGAERVQLLYQRRRKEGLCIVCGTKVAKKNPSTGRLYRLCEFHRKKIDKKK from the coding sequence ATGAAGCCAAAGAAAGTTACCAACGATGATCTTGAAAAGATCGTCGCAGGGGTAAAGACCCAAGCAGTCGAAGCAATCGGGAATTACCTATATAAAGGATTCCGGATTCAAGTTAGTAAGTATAACTTATCGGGGGCGGAGCGGGTCCAACTCCTCTACCAAAGACGGAGGAAAGAAGGGCTTTGCATAGTTTGCGGAACAAAGGTCGCAAAGAAAAACCCTTCTACCGGGCGACTTTATCGCCTCTGTGAATTCCACCGAAAAAAAATAGATAAAAAAAAGTAA
- a CDS encoding tetratricopeptide repeat protein yields the protein MFSGFYFKNRFKRFIFVLLLSLLIPASAFSQGGNPAKDSLPPDSDLLFRIAEEAFKDRKFYQSVESLRSFLVLYPGNSKRTKVLLLLRDCFLKLDRPEKALEVSLNLYKMEPTGEFGLESYLEAGRLLAKMGEIDQAKEVFSSICRQSYSRVMAEKAALEFSGLDVLSDLSPSSEADSCREK from the coding sequence TTGTTTTCCGGATTTTATTTCAAAAATCGTTTTAAACGATTCATATTCGTACTTCTCTTATCACTGTTAATTCCCGCATCCGCCTTTTCCCAAGGTGGAAATCCTGCGAAAGACTCGCTTCCGCCTGATTCGGATTTATTGTTCAGGATCGCCGAAGAAGCGTTCAAAGATCGAAAGTTTTATCAATCCGTCGAAAGTTTGAGAAGCTTTCTAGTACTCTATCCCGGAAATTCAAAAAGAACCAAGGTCCTGCTTTTACTGCGGGATTGTTTTCTTAAGCTGGATCGCCCCGAAAAAGCTCTGGAAGTTAGCCTAAACCTCTACAAAATGGAGCCCACCGGCGAGTTCGGATTGGAATCCTACTTGGAAGCCGGACGGCTACTCGCTAAGATGGGAGAAATTGACCAGGCCAAGGAAGTGTTTTCATCCATTTGCAGGCAGTCATATTCTCGGGTGATGGCCGAAAAGGCGGCTTTGGAATTTTCCGGTTTGGATGTTCTTTCCGACCTCAGCCCTTCCTCCGAGGCGGATTCTTGTCGGGAAAAATAG
- a CDS encoding Crp/Fnr family transcriptional regulator, whose translation MSNGFFQIVNFPKGSYVIVEGKKEAHNFFIIRQGKVRVARENQVVGEDPNQLLGPGDFFGVVAAMSQHAQIESAIALTDVSLIQVSYDQFGTLIQKNTPVAMKIIRYFSMKLRQFDSTITRLSFRSAVEEDPNQLFAIGEYYFNQKNNLHAAYAFQKYLQYLPNGQFATQAKLKLQTMNQPVASAPIDYTKFNRSYSDNEMIFCEHEPGRELYIIQHGRVKITKIVDSNEVLLAVLQSGDIFGEMALLDNKPRSASAIAWGEEIQLLAINKANFEGMVKAQPQLATRLITLLSERIWTAYKQLANLLITDPQGRIADTLLTLAEKNRVKVVAKANYNFEIGTKDLLKMIGLAYPKDENLVLDLISKNKFIKLDQGKLSCTDLAELEKLVQIFRKKSQMDMKLKKRA comes from the coding sequence ATGTCCAACGGCTTCTTTCAAATCGTGAATTTCCCGAAAGGGTCCTATGTCATTGTCGAAGGTAAGAAAGAAGCCCATAACTTCTTCATTATCCGGCAGGGAAAGGTACGCGTTGCCCGCGAGAACCAGGTGGTTGGAGAGGACCCGAATCAGCTGCTCGGTCCGGGCGATTTCTTCGGCGTCGTGGCCGCCATGAGTCAGCATGCTCAGATAGAGTCTGCAATCGCGCTAACCGACGTCTCTTTAATTCAAGTCAGCTACGATCAATTCGGAACGTTGATCCAAAAAAACACTCCGGTCGCGATGAAAATCATCCGGTATTTCTCGATGAAACTCCGGCAATTCGATTCTACGATTACCCGCCTTTCGTTTCGTTCGGCGGTTGAGGAAGATCCGAATCAATTATTTGCGATCGGCGAGTATTACTTTAATCAAAAGAATAATCTTCATGCAGCTTATGCGTTTCAAAAATACCTGCAATATTTACCCAACGGCCAATTTGCGACCCAGGCGAAACTAAAGCTTCAGACGATGAATCAGCCGGTTGCATCTGCGCCCATCGATTATACGAAATTCAACCGTTCCTATTCGGATAACGAAATGATTTTCTGCGAGCACGAACCGGGAAGAGAGTTGTACATCATTCAACACGGTAGGGTGAAGATTACGAAAATCGTGGATTCAAACGAGGTTCTCCTCGCGGTTTTGCAAAGCGGGGATATCTTCGGTGAGATGGCTTTGCTGGATAATAAACCTAGATCCGCTTCCGCGATTGCATGGGGAGAAGAAATCCAATTGCTCGCCATCAATAAAGCGAACTTCGAGGGAATGGTAAAAGCTCAGCCTCAGCTTGCGACTCGATTGATTACTTTATTATCCGAGCGAATTTGGACGGCTTATAAGCAGCTCGCGAATTTACTTATTACGGACCCCCAGGGTAGGATCGCCGACACTCTTCTCACTCTCGCGGAAAAAAATAGGGTTAAAGTCGTTGCGAAGGCGAATTATAACTTTGAAATCGGAACGAAAGATTTACTTAAAATGATAGGTTTGGCTTATCCTAAAGACGAGAATCTTGTTCTTGATCTGATATCGAAGAATAAATTCATAAAACTCGATCAAGGAAAACTTTCCTGCACCGATCTTGCGGAGCTGGAAAAATTAGTTCAGATCTTCCGTAAAAAATCCCAAATGGATATGAAGCTCAAAAAACGAGCCTAA